GTAGGCGGTCCAGATTGGCCGCGCCGGATCGGAGTTGGCCACGTACAGGGTGCGTTCGTCGGGCGACAGGGCGATGCCGTTGGGCAGGCTCAGGCTGTCGTCCAGCAGGTGCACGCTGCCGTCGGGGTCCAGGCGATAGACGCCGTTGAAGCGCAGTTCCTTGACCGGGGAGTTGTCGCCGTCCTTCAGGCCGTACGGCGGGTCGGTGAAGAACACCACGCCGTCGCGGCGCTGGATCAGGTCGTTGGGGCTGTTGAGGCGGTGGCCGTCGTAGGCGCTGGCCAGCACGGTCTTGCGCCGCGTGGCCGGATCGAGCCGGGCCACCGCGCGGGTGCCGGAATCGGCGAGCAGCACGGTGCCCGACGCTTCGGCATGCAGGCCGTTGGCGCCGGCCTCGCGCAGGGCGGCCAGCGGCGGGCCGGCGTAGCCGGAGGGCTTGAGGAACACCGACAGGCCGTCGCGCTCGGACCAGCGGTACATGGTGTTCTGCGGCACGTCGTTGAACAGCAGGTAGCCGCCATCGCGCACCCAGGCCGGGCCCTCGGCCCAGGTGAAGCCCTCGGCGATGCGCTCGATGCGCGCGTCCGCCGCCACGGTATCGCCGAACGCGGGGTCGAACGCGGTGACGTGGCCGATGACCGGGAAGCGCGGCGCGGGCGCCTGGCTCTTCGCACAGCAGGCAAGCAATGCCAGCACGGAGGCGGCGAGCAGGACGCGGGTCGGGAATCGCATCGGGAGGTTCCTGTGTGGTGTCGGGCGATGATGCCATCGCGCGGCGCCTGCTTCTTCACTTCGGTGCATGCCGCGGCGCCGCATGCTCGCGCTGCCCGCACGGCGATGGCACCGAACTGCCGTACGCGGCAGCCACCGGGCTGCGTTGCGCGGACACGATGGCTACAATCGCGGCCACCATGCCGGCCGCGTACAGCCGCGACGGGCATTCAAAGGAGAGGCGCACCATGGACCCTGTTTCCCCCAACGGCTACCGCCCGTTGCCGCCGCGCGCCGGCCACCGGCGCGTGCGCTGCGGCGCCATGGTGCTGGCCGCGGCGCTGCTGGCCGCGTGCGCCGGTGCGCAACCCCATTCCCCATCGACTACCACTGCAAAGGAGCGGGCCATGTCGGAGATGACGCCAGAACAACTGGCACAAGGCGTAGTGCGGCTGATCCTGGCGATTGGCGGCAAGCAGGACCTGACCCCGGCGCAGATCGCCGCGCATGCGGGCCTGCAGGTCGACGCCGGCGACAGCGCGCAGGAATTCAGTGCGTCCGGTCCGGTGGCCGGCGGCGGCCGCTATTCGCTGGAGTCGGTCGCCGATGCCGATGGACAGCCGCCATCGCGGCTGGACTTCGCGTTCGCCCCGGCATCCGCTGCGCCGGCGCGCTGCACGCAGCCGCTCGGCGCGTACAAGCAGGCGCTGACCGAGGCCGGTTTCGCCGCGCAGTGGATCGCACCGCCGCGCCTGGGCAGCCCCGGCCGCTGGCACTTCGAGCGCGGCGCCGTGGTGGTGTACGCGTTCGTCGGCAAGGACGCTGCGCAGGACGACCTGCAGGCCTGCGTGTCCGCGCTGCAGATCCTGGCCACCGCATAAGGAGAGGGTGTGATGGCGAACGACGACGATCTGAAGAAGATGGTGGACAGGTTCGAAGCGGACCATGCCAAGGAAGGCAAGGCGCTGCGGCAGATGCTGGACAACACGCCCGAGCTCAAGGCGCGGGTGGAGCAGGCGATCGAGCAGAAGCAGCTGTCCGGGTTCGGGCCGCATCCGCACGCGGGCGCCGGCGCGTACCGGCCGAGCACCGGCGAGATCCTGCTGCCGATGGACGTGTTGCGCACCGCCAAGATGGATGCGCCGCGCGACGATTCGGCCAATACCGCGCGGATCATCCTCGGCCACGAGGTCGGCCACGCGATCAACAAGGTGGAAATCGAGAAATCCGATGCCGCGTTCAAGGACAAGATCGACGAGATCGCCAAGTCGCCTTCGCCGCACGACTACACCGCGGCGCTGAAGGCGCATGGCGCCGAAGAGCGCACGCGCGAGTCCAAGGACGAGATCGCCGGGATCAACACGCTGGCCGACTACGTCAAGCACAGCAATCCCAAGGCGACGCTGAAGGACCTGTACAACGCCAGCACGGAGATGGCCAACTACATCGACAAGGACGGCGAGGGCGCCAAGGCGACCTACAAGGCGAAGGATGGGTTGACCTTCGGCAACGACTTGAAGATCGACGCGAACGCGCCGAAGAACGTCGAGGCGATGGGCAAGCTGTTCTACGACGCGCGCGGCTATCCGCAGCACTACGGCGCGCGCGACCTGGGCATGGTGGCTGAGGCCGAGGATGCGGCGCAGTTGCGCGATCCCAAGCGTGCGCAGCCGGAAGTGCGTGCCGACCTGAAGGCGCTGGGCATCGACCAGGACAAGGTACGGCCGGAGTGGATCCCGAACGGTTTCCGCGATACCGGCGCGACTCCGCCGGCGCCGCGCGCCGCCGCACCCGCGGCCGAGCCGACCGGTGCGGACCGCGCCCTGCACGACAAGGTGCGCAGCGGCGTCGCGCAGGCCGAGCAGGCGATCGGCAAGGGTTGGGACGACAACAGCGAACGCATGACCGCCAGCCTGACCCTGCTGGCCAGGCAGAACGGTTTCAGCGAGCGCGACCAGCTGTCGGTGGGGTTCAACCGGCCCACGGCGACGCACCCGGGCGGGGAACTGGCGTTCGTGTATCGCGACGGCCACACCGCCTCGCCCGATCCCTACGCCAATCGCGCGCAGATGCCGACCAGCGAGGCGATCGCGCGGCCGGCGCAGGAAACCTACCAGCAGCTGCAGGAGCAATCGCTGCAGCAGGCGCAGACCCAACGCACGGTGCAGGCGCAGGAACAGGCCACGCAGGCGCAGACCCAGGCCCAGGCGCCGCAGGTGTTGACGCGCTGAGCCGCCGCCGGCGCGCGGGTAGCGCGCCGGTCCTCGGGGCAGTCGGCCCTGGCCGTTTGGCAAACCATGGCGTGCCGCAGCGGCGGCGCCGGCGGGTGCGCTACTGCGCCTGCGCCTGCGCCGGCACCGCCAGCACCGCGTCGAATGCAGGCTTGGGCTTGCGCTCGCGGTCGAACAGCAGTGGATAGTTGCGGCGGCCCGGCACTGGGTAGTCGTTCTTCCACGACATGCCGTCGTCCACGCCCCACACGCTGACTCGGGTCAGCTTGTCGCGCTTGCGCCAGAACAGCCGGAACAGTTCGGCATAGCGGTCGCGCAGCTGCGCCTGCACGTCCGCCGGCAGGCCGTCGCGGTACGGATCGAGGTAGCGCTTGAACTCCGGCAGCTGGAACTGCTTGTGCGCCATCCCGGTACCGATCACCTGGCCTTCCTTGGTCAGCGGCAGCACGTCCACGTCCAGCTCGGTGATCATCACCTTGACCCCGAGCGCGGCGTAGGCATCGATCGCCGCTTCGATGTCGTGCTGGCTTGGATAGTCCAGTCCCCAGTGGCCCTGCATGCCGACGCCGTCGATGCGGATGCCGGCGCGCTGCAGCATCTTCACCATGCGCACGATGCCGTCGCGCTTTTCCGGGCGCCAGGCGTTGAAGTCGTTGTAGTACAGCTGCGCATCCGGCGCGTACTGCGCGGCGAAGCGGAACGCCTGCCGCACCAGTTCGTCGCCGTCGCCGACCCGCTCCACCCACTTGGTGTTGCGGTAGCTGCCGTCCTCGTCGATCACCTCGTTGACCACGTCCCAGGCCTGCACCTTGCCGACGTAGCGTCCGGCCACCGCCTGGATGTGCGCGCGCATGCGCTCGATCTGCGCGTCGCGGCTGTTGGGTCTGCCCTGCGCATCGACGAAGAACCAGTCCGGGGTCTGGTTGTGCCAGACCAGGGTGTGGCCGACCACGAACATGCCGTGGCGGCGGCCGTACTCGACGAAGGCGTCGGCGGCGGCGAAATCGAACACGCCGGGGCGCGGATTGACCACTTCGGCCTTCATCGCGTTCTCGGCGGTGATCGCGTTGAACTGGCGCGGCAGCAGCGCGGCGGAGGCCGCGTCCTTGCCGGAGACGATGTCGGCGTTGACCGCGGTACCGATCAGGAACGCGCCGGCGTAGGCGTCCTTGAGGCCGCGGCCGTCCGCCGCTACGTTCGGCGTGCGCGATGCGGCGGCAGGCTGGTCGGCGGCACCCGCCGTCGCCGTGCCGAGCAGGCAGGCCAGCAGCAGGGGCGCGATGCGTATGTTGCGCAGTGCAGGCATGGCGGCGGTCCTTGTTCGAGCGTGGGTGTCACGCGAATGCGGAGTACGTGTGCAGCAAAGTGCAGGCGGCGCCTGCATGCCGGCGGGCGCGCCGCTCATGGCTGCACCCGCATCTGCGTGCTGGCGGCCTGCAGCGTGTCTGATTCGACATGCAACGTGATGGTGCCAGTCTTGCCCGGCAGCGCGCGCACGATCGCCAGGGCCAGGCCGTTGAAGGCGTTGCGCGCGGGCGTGGCGAACGATTCCAGATCGGTGGGATCGCCGTTGTCGGTGGCGACGAGTTCGCCCGGGCCCTCGACACGGAAGCGCAGCCGGTCGCCCGCGGTGGGCGCGGGAGTGCCGTCGCGGTCGAGCAGACGCACGGTCACGAAGGCCAGGTCGCGGCCGTCGTTGCTGAGCGTGGTGCGGTCCGGTGTGGCCTGCAGCCTCGCTGCGGGCCCGGCGGTGCGCACGCGCTCGCTGGCCCAGGGCTTGCCGTCCTTGTAGGCCTGCACGCGCAGTTCGCCCGGCGCGTAGACCACCTCGTCCCAGCGCAGCCGGTACTGCAGCGGCGCCTTCTTCTTGCGCCCTTGCGAGACGCCGTTGACGAACAGCTCGGCCTCGTCGCCCGAGGTGAACACGTGCACCGGCGTGACCTGGCCCTCGCGGCCCGGCCAGGTCCAGTGCGGCAGCAGGTGCGCGATCGGCAGTTCGGGGCGCCAGCGCGCCTGGTA
This sequence is a window from Xanthomonas sp. CFBP 8443. Protein-coding genes within it:
- a CDS encoding XVIPCD domain-containing protein, with protein sequence MANDDDLKKMVDRFEADHAKEGKALRQMLDNTPELKARVEQAIEQKQLSGFGPHPHAGAGAYRPSTGEILLPMDVLRTAKMDAPRDDSANTARIILGHEVGHAINKVEIEKSDAAFKDKIDEIAKSPSPHDYTAALKAHGAEERTRESKDEIAGINTLADYVKHSNPKATLKDLYNASTEMANYIDKDGEGAKATYKAKDGLTFGNDLKIDANAPKNVEAMGKLFYDARGYPQHYGARDLGMVAEAEDAAQLRDPKRAQPEVRADLKALGIDQDKVRPEWIPNGFRDTGATPPAPRAAAPAAEPTGADRALHDKVRSGVAQAEQAIGKGWDDNSERMTASLTLLARQNGFSERDQLSVGFNRPTATHPGGELAFVYRDGHTASPDPYANRAQMPTSEAIARPAQETYQQLQEQSLQQAQTQRTVQAQEQATQAQTQAQAPQVLTR
- a CDS encoding endo-1,4-beta-xylanase; translation: MPALRNIRIAPLLLACLLGTATAGAADQPAAASRTPNVAADGRGLKDAYAGAFLIGTAVNADIVSGKDAASAALLPRQFNAITAENAMKAEVVNPRPGVFDFAAADAFVEYGRRHGMFVVGHTLVWHNQTPDWFFVDAQGRPNSRDAQIERMRAHIQAVAGRYVGKVQAWDVVNEVIDEDGSYRNTKWVERVGDGDELVRQAFRFAAQYAPDAQLYYNDFNAWRPEKRDGIVRMVKMLQRAGIRIDGVGMQGHWGLDYPSQHDIEAAIDAYAALGVKVMITELDVDVLPLTKEGQVIGTGMAHKQFQLPEFKRYLDPYRDGLPADVQAQLRDRYAELFRLFWRKRDKLTRVSVWGVDDGMSWKNDYPVPGRRNYPLLFDRERKPKPAFDAVLAVPAQAQAQ
- a CDS encoding SMP-30/gluconolactonase/LRE family protein, giving the protein MRFPTRVLLAASVLALLACCAKSQAPAPRFPVIGHVTAFDPAFGDTVAADARIERIAEGFTWAEGPAWVRDGGYLLFNDVPQNTMYRWSERDGLSVFLKPSGYAGPPLAALREAGANGLHAEASGTVLLADSGTRAVARLDPATRRKTVLASAYDGHRLNSPNDLIQRRDGVVFFTDPPYGLKDGDNSPVKELRFNGVYRLDPDGSVHLLDDSLSLPNGIALSPDERTLYVANSDPARPIWTAYTLDARGEVTGKRLFADASDIVGDANPGLPDGIAVASDGRLFATGPGGVLVFAPDGRRLGRIETGGPVANCAFGDDGRTLYMTSHKILARVRVKATGLGFTP